Proteins encoded together in one Thermomonospora curvata DSM 43183 window:
- the treS gene encoding maltose alpha-D-glucosyltransferase: MTGDPIPDTFTHEKPRDPYWYKHAVFYEVLVRGFSDSNDDGTGDLRGLINRLDYLQWLGIDCIWLLPIYQSPLRDGGYDISDYTKILPEFGDLGDFVELVDEAHRRGIRVIADLVMNHTSDQHPWFQASRTDPDGPYGDFYMWSDTDDKYPDARIIFVDTEVSNWTYDPVRGQYYWHRFFSHQPDLNYDNPAVQEAMLEVLRFWLDLGIDGFRLDAVPYLYAREGTNCENLPETHAYLKRVRAEVDRLYPDRVLLAEANQWPADVVEYFGDPATGGDECHMAFHFPVMPRIFMAVRREQRYPISEIMAQTPKIPENCQWGIFLRNHDELTLEMVTDEERDYMYAEYAKDPRMKANIGIRRRLAPLLDNDRNQLELFTALLLSLPGSPVLYYGDEIGMGDNIWLGDRDSVRTPMQWTPDRNAGFSRCDPARLYLPVIMDPIYGYQAVNVEAQQRNPGSLLNWTRKMIEIRKRHPVFGLGSYVELPASNPSVLAFVREYGDDRVLCVNNLSRFPQPVELDLRRFEGCTPVECMGGVQFPAIGELPYLLTLPGHGFYWFVLPPPPGGWPDGSGAAEQSLREQSDRGADFPADPSQETRQTAK, from the coding sequence ATGACCGGGGACCCCATCCCCGACACCTTCACCCACGAAAAGCCGCGCGACCCCTACTGGTACAAGCACGCGGTCTTCTACGAGGTGCTGGTGCGCGGGTTCAGCGACTCCAACGACGACGGCACCGGAGACCTGCGCGGCCTCATCAACCGGCTGGACTATCTGCAGTGGCTGGGCATCGACTGCATCTGGCTGCTGCCGATCTACCAGTCGCCGCTGCGGGACGGCGGCTACGACATCAGCGACTACACCAAGATCCTGCCGGAGTTCGGCGATCTGGGCGACTTCGTGGAGCTGGTCGATGAGGCGCACCGGCGGGGCATCCGCGTCATCGCCGACCTGGTGATGAACCACACCAGCGACCAGCACCCCTGGTTCCAGGCGTCCCGCACGGACCCCGACGGGCCGTACGGCGACTTCTACATGTGGTCCGACACCGACGACAAGTACCCGGACGCGCGGATCATCTTCGTCGACACCGAGGTGTCCAACTGGACCTACGACCCGGTGCGCGGCCAGTACTACTGGCACCGCTTCTTCTCCCACCAGCCGGACCTCAACTACGACAACCCGGCGGTGCAGGAGGCGATGCTGGAGGTGCTGCGGTTCTGGCTGGACCTGGGCATCGACGGGTTCCGGTTGGACGCGGTGCCCTACCTGTACGCCCGCGAGGGCACCAACTGCGAGAACCTGCCGGAGACCCACGCCTATCTGAAGCGGGTGCGCGCCGAAGTGGACCGGCTGTACCCGGACCGGGTGCTGCTGGCCGAGGCCAACCAGTGGCCGGCCGACGTGGTGGAGTACTTCGGCGACCCGGCCACCGGCGGGGACGAGTGCCACATGGCCTTCCACTTCCCGGTGATGCCGCGGATCTTCATGGCGGTGCGGCGCGAGCAGCGCTACCCCATCTCCGAGATCATGGCGCAGACCCCCAAGATCCCCGAGAACTGCCAGTGGGGCATCTTCCTGCGCAACCACGATGAGCTGACGCTGGAGATGGTCACCGACGAAGAGCGGGACTACATGTACGCCGAGTACGCCAAGGACCCGCGGATGAAGGCCAACATCGGCATCCGGCGCCGGCTGGCCCCGCTGCTGGACAACGACCGCAACCAGCTGGAGCTGTTCACCGCGCTGCTGCTGTCGCTGCCGGGATCGCCGGTGCTGTACTACGGCGACGAGATCGGCATGGGCGACAACATCTGGCTGGGCGACCGCGACAGCGTGCGCACCCCGATGCAGTGGACGCCCGACCGCAACGCCGGCTTCTCCCGCTGCGACCCGGCCCGGCTCTACCTGCCGGTGATCATGGACCCGATCTACGGGTACCAGGCGGTCAACGTGGAGGCCCAGCAGCGCAACCCCGGCTCGCTGCTGAACTGGACCCGCAAGATGATCGAGATCCGCAAGCGGCACCCGGTGTTCGGGCTGGGCTCGTATGTGGAGCTGCCGGCCTCCAACCCCAGCGTGCTGGCCTTCGTGCGCGAGTACGGCGACGACCGGGTGCTGTGCGTCAACAACCTCTCGCGCTTCCCGCAGCCGGTGGAGCTGGACCTGCGCCGCTTCGAAGGCTGCACCCCGGTGGAGTGCATGGGCGGGGTGCAGTTCCCGGCGATCGGCGAGCTGCCCTACCTGCTCACCCTGCCCGGTCACGGCTTCTACTGGTTCGTGCTGCCGCCGCCGCCCGGCGGCTGGCCCGACGGCTCCGGCGCCGCCGAGCAGTCACTGCGGGAACAGTCCGACCGGGGTGCGGACTTCCCCGCGGATCCCTCGCAGGAGACCCGGCAGACGGCGAAGTGA
- a CDS encoding maltokinase N-terminal cap-like domain-containing protein, with the protein MRPPDRSIEQALIGWLPRQRWFAGKGRPITGVRIVTGTELTAPAAGSAAGGPGLRHTLVEVSQDGDRDIYQLLLGFRDHLPDRLRYAEILASDGTHVYDAVHDPELTAVLLRNIAAQAEVHPLSFHRVPGATIETELTSLVSSAEQSNTSLVFGETYIYKMFRRITPGVNPDLELNLALTRAGSVHIPRLHGWAEMRLGDDVATVGMLSEFLRTATDGWQLATTSVRDLYASDPLVPAEQAGGDFAGEAERLGTATAQVHRDLAEAFGVRRVPPQALRETAARMVEHLDAACADVPELAEYAEAIKAAYRELAELQRPVSVQRIHGDYHLGQVLRTERGWVLLDFEGEPARTPAERQAPAHPLRDVAGMLRSFEYAARFLLAGHREPVSGPREDSGQAMLLEGRAREWADRNRTAFCRGYALGGGPDPDAHRVLLRAFELDKAVYEVRYEARNRPSWLHVPLGTLPHLTR; encoded by the coding sequence GTGCGGCCGCCCGACCGCTCGATCGAACAGGCCCTGATCGGCTGGCTTCCGCGGCAGCGCTGGTTCGCGGGAAAGGGCAGGCCGATCACCGGGGTCCGGATCGTCACCGGCACGGAACTGACCGCACCGGCCGCCGGGTCCGCCGCCGGCGGCCCCGGGCTGCGGCACACCCTCGTCGAGGTGAGTCAGGACGGCGACCGCGACATCTACCAGCTGCTGCTGGGTTTCCGCGACCACCTGCCGGACCGGCTGCGCTATGCCGAGATCCTGGCATCGGACGGGACGCACGTCTATGACGCCGTGCACGACCCGGAGCTGACCGCCGTCCTGCTGCGCAACATCGCCGCGCAGGCCGAGGTGCACCCGCTGAGCTTCCACCGGGTGCCGGGCGCGACGATCGAGACCGAGCTGACCTCGCTGGTCTCCTCCGCCGAGCAGAGCAACACCTCACTGGTGTTCGGCGAGACCTATATCTACAAGATGTTCCGCCGGATCACCCCCGGCGTGAACCCGGACCTGGAGCTGAACCTGGCGCTGACGCGGGCCGGCTCCGTGCACATCCCCCGGCTGCACGGCTGGGCGGAGATGCGCCTGGGCGATGACGTCGCCACGGTCGGCATGCTGTCGGAGTTCCTGCGCACTGCCACCGACGGCTGGCAGCTGGCCACCACCAGCGTGCGCGACCTGTACGCCAGCGACCCGCTGGTGCCCGCCGAGCAGGCCGGCGGCGACTTCGCCGGCGAGGCCGAGCGGCTGGGCACCGCCACCGCGCAGGTGCACCGGGATCTGGCCGAGGCGTTCGGAGTGCGCCGGGTGCCGCCGCAGGCGCTGCGGGAGACCGCCGCCCGCATGGTCGAGCATCTGGACGCCGCCTGCGCGGACGTGCCGGAGCTGGCGGAGTACGCCGAGGCGATCAAAGCGGCCTACCGGGAGCTGGCGGAGCTGCAGCGGCCGGTCTCGGTGCAGCGGATCCACGGGGACTACCACCTGGGGCAGGTGCTGCGCACCGAGCGGGGCTGGGTGCTGCTGGACTTCGAGGGGGAGCCGGCGCGGACCCCGGCCGAGCGTCAGGCCCCCGCCCACCCGCTGCGGGATGTGGCGGGGATGCTGCGCTCCTTCGAATACGCGGCGCGGTTCCTGCTCGCCGGCCACCGGGAGCCGGTGTCCGGCCCGCGTGAGGACTCCGGGCAGGCCATGCTGCTGGAGGGCCGGGCCCGCGAGTGGGCCGACCGCAACCGCACCGCCTTCTGCCGGGGGTATGCGCTGGGCGGCGGCCCCGACCCGGACGCCCACCGGGTGCTGCTGCGCGCCTTCGAGCTGGACAAGGCGGTCTACGAGGTGCGTTATGAGGCCCGCAACCGGCCGTCGTGGCTGCACGTCCCGCTGGGGACGCTGCCGCATCTGACCCGCTGA
- a CDS encoding glycosyltransferase family 2 protein has translation MHPRSRPEPGGRRVQWPTVTAVIPTLNEADNLRWLMPRLTAVDEVIIVDGQSTDGTVEVALAIRPDAKIIVEPPAGKGAAMRTGMAAATGDLLIMLDADGSMDPAEFDSFLALLCRGFDFVKGTRYGCGGGSDDLTGLRSLGNRMLTRLANLLYGQNWSDLCYGYVALRRSAVERLCLESTGFEIETEMCVNAVRAGLKIAEVPSHETERRHGQSNLNTFRDGWRVLKTMIRLRFKGPLRQEPQVAEPEPLPSLSAAAE, from the coding sequence TTGCACCCGCGCAGCCGGCCGGAGCCGGGCGGCCGCCGGGTTCAGTGGCCCACGGTCACCGCGGTGATCCCGACCCTCAACGAGGCCGACAACCTGCGCTGGCTCATGCCGCGGCTGACCGCGGTGGACGAGGTCATCATCGTCGACGGCCAGTCCACCGACGGCACCGTCGAGGTGGCGCTGGCCATCCGCCCCGACGCCAAGATCATCGTGGAGCCGCCGGCCGGCAAGGGCGCGGCGATGCGCACCGGGATGGCCGCGGCCACCGGCGACCTGCTGATCATGCTGGACGCCGACGGCAGCATGGACCCGGCCGAGTTCGACTCCTTCCTGGCCCTGCTGTGCCGGGGCTTCGACTTCGTCAAGGGCACCCGCTACGGCTGCGGCGGCGGCTCCGACGACCTGACCGGGCTGCGCAGCCTCGGCAACCGGATGCTCACCCGCCTGGCCAACCTGCTGTACGGCCAGAACTGGTCGGACCTGTGCTACGGCTATGTGGCCCTGCGCCGCTCGGCGGTGGAGAGGCTGTGCCTGGAGTCCACCGGTTTCGAGATCGAGACCGAGATGTGCGTCAACGCCGTCCGCGCCGGGCTGAAGATCGCCGAAGTGCCCAGCCATGAGACCGAGCGCCGGCACGGGCAGTCCAACCTCAACACCTTCCGGGACGGCTGGCGGGTGCTCAAGACCATGATCCGGCTGCGTTTCAAGGGGCCGCTGCGGCAGGAGCCGCAGGTCGCCGAGCCCGAGCCGCTGCCCTCGCTGAGCGCCGCCGCGGAGTGA
- a CDS encoding GNAT family N-acetyltransferase: protein MKITVLRPGELGEAELTRWRELQQTDPELGNPFLAPEFTLGVARLRPRVRVAVVEDGDKVVAFFPFERGRAGIGHPVGFGLTDLQALIAPPELCLDARRLLKACGLGVWDFDHLLAHQPTFAPYHTVRRLEPVMDLSEGFEAFAEQVRRAAPKTHRTIRYKERKLGREVGEVRYVFDCREEAELTRLMAWKSDQYNRTGRTDRFARPWIVALLRHFHRTGFGVLSVLYAGDQPVSAHFGLRCGQVMAGWFPAYDPRFAKYSPGMIGHLHLARSCAAAGITEIAMGRGGKEFKEGFTSRQIPIAEGRIARPLSRHCGGVALHWARTAPLNKARDIVLRDRRMYQRADRVLKAYARLRSATVRRK from the coding sequence ATGAAGATCACCGTGCTCCGTCCCGGTGAGCTCGGCGAGGCCGAGCTGACCCGATGGCGCGAACTGCAGCAGACCGATCCCGAGCTGGGCAATCCGTTCCTGGCCCCGGAGTTCACCTTGGGCGTGGCGCGGCTGCGGCCTCGGGTGCGGGTCGCGGTCGTCGAGGACGGCGACAAGGTGGTCGCCTTCTTCCCCTTCGAACGGGGCCGGGCGGGCATCGGGCACCCGGTGGGGTTCGGGCTGACCGACCTGCAGGCCCTCATCGCCCCGCCCGAGCTGTGCCTGGACGCCCGGCGGCTGCTCAAGGCCTGCGGACTGGGGGTGTGGGACTTCGACCACCTGCTGGCCCACCAGCCCACCTTCGCGCCGTACCACACCGTGCGCCGCCTGGAGCCGGTCATGGACCTGTCCGAAGGCTTCGAGGCGTTCGCCGAGCAGGTCCGCCGGGCGGCGCCCAAGACCCACCGCACCATCCGCTACAAGGAGCGCAAGCTCGGCCGCGAGGTCGGAGAGGTGCGTTACGTCTTCGACTGCCGAGAGGAGGCCGAACTGACCCGGCTGATGGCCTGGAAGTCCGACCAGTACAACCGCACCGGCCGCACCGACCGGTTCGCCCGGCCGTGGATCGTGGCGCTGCTGCGGCACTTCCACCGCACCGGCTTCGGCGTGCTCAGCGTCCTGTACGCCGGGGACCAGCCGGTGTCGGCGCACTTCGGGCTGCGCTGCGGGCAGGTGATGGCCGGATGGTTCCCCGCCTACGACCCCCGTTTCGCCAAGTACTCGCCCGGCATGATCGGCCACCTGCACCTGGCGCGCAGCTGCGCCGCGGCCGGCATCACCGAGATCGCCATGGGACGCGGCGGCAAGGAGTTCAAGGAAGGGTTCACCAGCCGGCAGATCCCCATCGCCGAAGGACGCATCGCCCGCCCGCTGTCGCGCCACTGCGGGGGCGTGGCGCTGCACTGGGCGCGCACCGCGCCGCTGAACAAGGCGCGCGACATCGTGCTGCGCGACCGGAGGATGTACCAGCGCGCAGACCGCGTGCTGAAGGCCTATGCCCGGCTTCGTTCGGCCACGGTGAGGCGCAAGTGA
- a CDS encoding glycosyltransferase family 2 protein, with protein sequence MNISVVICVYTERRWNDIHAAVASVRAQRHQPHEIICVVDHNPVLHARLKRSLPDVTVVANAQQRGLSGGKNTGVSVARGDVVAFLDDDAVAAPDWLAAFAKHYDDPDVAGVGGRTLALWPGSPSAAELRRRAGRGLLEGEHVEAGRRPGWFPAEFDWTVGCTYRGMRPGPIRNLMGGNASFRKEAFEVAGGFAGGIGRSHHKRPLGCEETEFCIRLRQRRPDWELVYEDAAVIWHRVPPERARFSYFRQRCYAEGLSKALVTRSVGTRDGLASERAHALRTLPRGAAAGLGAALRGDAAGLGRAGAIAVGLAWTAWGYAVGTAGALRPRRAREAGR encoded by the coding sequence GTGAACATCTCGGTGGTCATCTGCGTCTACACCGAGCGGCGCTGGAACGACATCCACGCCGCGGTGGCATCGGTCCGGGCCCAGCGGCACCAGCCGCACGAGATCATCTGCGTGGTCGACCACAACCCGGTCCTGCACGCCCGGCTGAAGCGGTCGCTGCCCGATGTGACCGTGGTGGCCAACGCCCAGCAGCGCGGGCTGTCGGGCGGCAAGAACACCGGCGTGTCGGTGGCGCGCGGGGACGTGGTGGCGTTCCTGGACGACGATGCGGTGGCCGCGCCGGACTGGCTGGCGGCCTTCGCCAAGCACTACGACGACCCGGACGTGGCCGGGGTCGGCGGGCGCACCCTGGCGCTGTGGCCGGGTTCGCCGTCCGCCGCCGAGCTGCGCCGCCGGGCCGGCCGGGGCCTGCTGGAGGGCGAGCACGTCGAGGCCGGGCGGCGGCCGGGCTGGTTCCCCGCCGAGTTCGACTGGACGGTCGGCTGCACCTACCGGGGCATGCGCCCGGGCCCCATCCGCAACCTGATGGGCGGCAACGCCTCCTTCCGCAAGGAGGCGTTCGAGGTGGCCGGCGGGTTCGCCGGCGGCATCGGCCGCAGCCACCACAAAAGGCCGCTGGGCTGCGAGGAGACCGAGTTCTGCATCAGGCTGCGGCAGCGCCGGCCGGACTGGGAGCTGGTGTATGAGGACGCGGCGGTGATCTGGCACCGGGTCCCGCCGGAGCGGGCGCGTTTTTCCTATTTCCGGCAGCGCTGCTATGCCGAGGGGCTGTCGAAGGCGCTGGTCACCCGCAGCGTCGGCACCCGGGACGGGCTGGCCAGCGAACGCGCCCACGCGCTGCGGACCCTGCCGCGCGGGGCCGCCGCCGGGCTGGGCGCGGCGCTGCGCGGCGATGCGGCCGGGCTCGGCCGGGCCGGCGCCATCGCGGTCGGGCTGGCCTGGACCGCCTGGGGGTATGCGGTCGGGACGGCCGGTGCGCTCCGCCCGCGGCGTGCGAGGGAGGCGGGCCGGTGA
- a CDS encoding polysaccharide deacetylase family protein, whose amino-acid sequence MNRPPVPVLMYHSVSARPARATRRLSVDPGAFAEQMALLVERGFVAVPVSALTGDPARLPAKAVAITFDDGYADFHEQALPVLQRLGLTATVFVTTGWLADAGAEAAGRPLDRTLSWSQVREAAECGIEIGGHSHSHPQLDQLPDAALAHELTCSKALLEDRLGRPVTTMAYPYGYSSARVRRAVARAGYASACAVANRLPRREDVFATPRLTVSRGMGIDAFAKVVEGGALLRTYAFDRMLTKGYAVVRRLRYAARQVGAARA is encoded by the coding sequence GTGAACCGTCCCCCGGTGCCGGTGCTGATGTACCACTCGGTCAGCGCGCGCCCGGCGCGGGCCACCCGGCGGCTGTCGGTGGACCCGGGCGCGTTCGCCGAGCAGATGGCGCTGCTGGTCGAGCGCGGTTTTGTCGCCGTGCCCGTCTCGGCGCTGACCGGCGATCCGGCCCGCCTGCCCGCCAAAGCGGTGGCGATCACCTTTGACGACGGGTACGCCGACTTCCACGAGCAGGCGCTGCCGGTGCTGCAGCGCCTGGGGCTGACCGCGACCGTCTTCGTCACCACCGGCTGGCTGGCCGACGCCGGCGCGGAGGCGGCCGGCCGGCCGCTGGACCGGACGCTGTCGTGGTCGCAGGTCCGGGAGGCGGCCGAGTGCGGGATCGAGATCGGCGGGCACAGCCACAGCCACCCCCAGCTCGACCAGCTCCCGGACGCGGCGTTGGCCCACGAGCTGACCTGCAGCAAGGCTCTGCTGGAGGACCGGCTGGGCCGCCCGGTCACCACGATGGCCTACCCCTACGGCTACTCCAGCGCCCGGGTGCGGCGCGCGGTGGCCCGGGCCGGTTACGCCTCCGCCTGCGCGGTCGCCAACCGGCTGCCCCGCAGGGAGGACGTGTTCGCCACACCCCGGCTCACCGTGAGCCGCGGCATGGGCATCGACGCCTTCGCCAAGGTTGTCGAAGGCGGCGCCCTGCTGCGCACATACGCCTTCGACCGCATGCTGACCAAGGGTTATGCGGTCGTCCGCAGGCTGCGGTACGCGGCCCGGCAAGTGGGGGCGGCACGGGCATGA